GGAGATTGGGTGGATTTCTGCATTGGCTGATAAGGTTTTGATTTGCATTTTGCACACACGCTCTAAGTAATACATAAGGTATGTGGCTTCTTCAATGCTTTGGCCTGTGGTCAGTAGTCCGTGGTTACACAGGATCATCACTTTTTTATCGCCGAGTGATGACACAATGTGCTCGCCCTCATCGCCAAGCGCAAGCCCATCCAGATCGTGGTAGGCGACGTCGTTATAAAAACGCAGGGCGTGTTGATTTAAAGGTAAAAGCCCTTCGCGCAGAGAGGCTACAGCTGTGCCGTAGATGCTGTGGGTGTGCATGGCGCTTAGGATGGTTTGCTTGGCTTTGTAAATCGAAGCGTGGATATTGTGCGCCTGAGGCATCACCGTTTGGCCGTTGTTGCTTAAGATATTGCCATCCAGGTCGGTTTTCACGAGGCGGCTGGCACAGACTTCTTCAAACGGCACGTTATGCGGCGAGATCAGCATGTGGTCCGTGTTCGGAATTCTGGCGCTTAGGTGGGTGGCTAGCAGATCATCGCAGCCATTGAAGTGAATAATGTGATGTGAGGCCGCCAGGGTCTCACGTAAAGATTGCTCATTGGCAGACATCGTCGTATCCTATCGCGCATAAAACGTACCCATGATAAGGTATTTGAATGACTAAACCCAGCCCTGCTATCGGTATTTTCCTTCTCGCGTTTATGGTGCCAGCCGGTATCTTTGGGCTCAGTGCGGTGGTGATGCCGGCAGACTTTGGTTTGGCCTCCGTTTTTTTCTATTTTTTAGGCGCCATTTTGTTTTTTATTCCGGCCTGTTATGTGGCCGCACGCTTTGGTATGCGCTGGCCTGGGCGAGAGGGTGGCGTGTATTGCTGGATCAGCGAAACGTTTGGCCCGCGCTGGGGTTTGTGGGCGGTTTGGGTGCAGTGGATACAGCAAGTGATTTGGTATCCCACCATTTTGTCTTACATGGCCAGTACGTTTGCGTTTGTGTTTTTTCCGCACGATGTTAATAGCCAGCTGTTTATCGCACTATTTTGTGTGATTTTCTTTGTGCTGCTCACCGGTGTGGCAATGTGTGGTATCGAGTTGTCTTCACGCGTGATTGCGCTGGCGTTTATTATTGGTGTACTGCTACCCGGTTTGTTGTTTATTGTGCTGGTCATCGTTTGGCAGTGCTCAAACCAGCCGACCTTGTTGCACTTTTCTTGGTCTGGCTTTTTACCCAGTCGGCACGATTGGCATAATATCGCCTTGTTTAACGGGGTTCTCACAGGCTTTACCGGTGTGGAGCTGTGTGCTGCTTACGCGCATCGGGTAAAGCGCCCGGCGTTTACCTACACTTGGGCAATTGTGATTGCTACGTTTATCACGCTGACGGTGTTTATATTAGGCACGCTGGCTGTGGTTGCCGTTTTGCCTGCCGATAAAACCTCATTCACCTTTGCTATTATTCACGCAATCGATGTCACGCTGTCGCATTTTCATTTAGGCTGGCTCAGCAAGTGGGTGGGTTTGTTGATCGTGGTGGGCAGTTTTGCGATTGTCTTGGTTTGGATCTTGGGTCCAATGTTAAGTTTTTATTCCAGCGCTAAGCATCATCAGTTGCCCAAGTGGTTTTCAAAAACCAGCAAGAAAGGCATCCCTATTAATTTGTTGATACTGCAAGGTGTCGTGGTATCGGCTTTTTCACTCGTTTTTTATTTCTCTTCTACGGTGAATGATGCCTTTTGGCTGTTAAGTGCGCTATCTGCGCAAGTGTATTTTTTATTATACTTTGTGTTGTTTTTGGCCGCGCTCAAACTTCAGCGCAGTCTTTTTTTATGGGTGTGTGTGGTGCTTGGAGCGATCGGTTGCTTGTTTACCGTTATCGTGCCTTTTGCTCCGCCCAAAGAATTATTGGGTGATA
This genomic stretch from Gammaproteobacteria bacterium CG11_big_fil_rev_8_21_14_0_20_46_22 harbors:
- a CDS encoding aldolase, which encodes MSANEQSLRETLAASHHIIHFNGCDDLLATHLSARIPNTDHMLISPHNVPFEEVCASRLVKTDLDGNILSNNGQTVMPQAHNIHASIYKAKQTILSAMHTHSIYGTAVASLREGLLPLNQHALRFYNDVAYHDLDGLALGDEGEHIVSSLGDKKVMILCNHGLLTTGQSIEEATYLMYYLERVCKMQIKTLSANAEIHPISQAVCEKTKAQFDSILSVSIDFDALRRRIEGLSRVNYKD